The following proteins are co-located in the Leucoraja erinacea ecotype New England chromosome 27, Leri_hhj_1, whole genome shotgun sequence genome:
- the pnpo gene encoding pyridoxine-5'-phosphate oxidase isoform X2, whose translation MWRRVTDTSISVAVTVSRRAAHSLLGDRRAGPAARPAGMSSTPGPSLDVAAMRTSYKCDQDAFEENHLVSLDPMKQFGDWFEDATKCPSILEANAMCLATCTRDGRPSARMLLLKGFGADGFRFFTNHESRKGRELETNPFAAIVFYWEPLNRQVRIEGRVAKLPRKDSEEYFHSRPRSSQIGALVSHQSSVIPNREFLRKKNAEMEEVYKGQDVPIPDY comes from the exons atgtggcGGCGGGTAACTGACACCAGCATCAGTGTCGCGGTTACTGTCAGCAGACGCGCCGCGCACTCGCTGCTCGGCGACAGGAGAGCCGGCCCGGCTGCCAGACCCGCCGGCATGTCCTCCACACCCGGCCCCTCGCTGGACGTGGCCGCCATGAGGACGAGCTACAAATGTGACCAGGAC GCTTTCGAAGAAAATCATCTGGTTTCATTGGACCCCATGAAGCAGTTTGGTGACTGGTTTGAAGATGCCACCAAGTGCCCGTCTATCCTAGAAGCCAATGCCATGTGCCTTGCAACCTGTACCAG GGATGGAAGACCCTCTGCTCGAATGCTGCTTCTCAAAGGGTTTGGAGCCGATGGGTTCAGATTCTTCACCAACCACGAGAGCCGGAAGGGCCGTGAACTG GAGACCAATCCATTTGCAGCAATTGTGTTTTATTGGGAGCCCTTGAATAGGCAA GTACGCATCGAAGGGCGGGTGGCAAAGTTGCCGAGGAAGGATTCTGAGGAGTATTTCCattccaggcccaggagcagccaGATTGGGGCACTGGTCAGTCACCAGAGCTCGGTGATCCCAAACAGAGAG TTTCTGAGGAAGAAGAATGCAGAGATGGAGGAAGTCTACAAAGGTCAGGATGTGCCGATACCTGATTACTG a
- the pnpo gene encoding pyridoxine-5'-phosphate oxidase isoform X1 — MWRRVTDTSISVAVTVSRRAAHSLLGDRRAGPAARPAGMSSTPGPSLDVAAMRTSYKCDQDAFEENHLVSLDPMKQFGDWFEDATKCPSILEANAMCLATCTRDGRPSARMLLLKGFGADGFRFFTNHESRKGRELETNPFAAIVFYWEPLNRQVRIEGRVAKLPRKDSEEYFHSRPRSSQIGALVSHQSSVIPNREFLRKKNAEMEEVYKGQDVPIPDYWGGYVLEPETMEFWQGQTNRLHDRIVFQRQGQTQVPDSTLVHRAQGTWVYKRLSP, encoded by the exons atgtggcGGCGGGTAACTGACACCAGCATCAGTGTCGCGGTTACTGTCAGCAGACGCGCCGCGCACTCGCTGCTCGGCGACAGGAGAGCCGGCCCGGCTGCCAGACCCGCCGGCATGTCCTCCACACCCGGCCCCTCGCTGGACGTGGCCGCCATGAGGACGAGCTACAAATGTGACCAGGAC GCTTTCGAAGAAAATCATCTGGTTTCATTGGACCCCATGAAGCAGTTTGGTGACTGGTTTGAAGATGCCACCAAGTGCCCGTCTATCCTAGAAGCCAATGCCATGTGCCTTGCAACCTGTACCAG GGATGGAAGACCCTCTGCTCGAATGCTGCTTCTCAAAGGGTTTGGAGCCGATGGGTTCAGATTCTTCACCAACCACGAGAGCCGGAAGGGCCGTGAACTG GAGACCAATCCATTTGCAGCAATTGTGTTTTATTGGGAGCCCTTGAATAGGCAA GTACGCATCGAAGGGCGGGTGGCAAAGTTGCCGAGGAAGGATTCTGAGGAGTATTTCCattccaggcccaggagcagccaGATTGGGGCACTGGTCAGTCACCAGAGCTCGGTGATCCCAAACAGAGAG TTTCTGAGGAAGAAGAATGCAGAGATGGAGGAAGTCTACAAAGGTCAGGATGTGCCGATACCTGATTACTG GGGTGGCTACGTGCTGGAGCCGGAGACCATGGAGTTCTGGCAGGGTCAGACCAACCGACTGCATGACAGGATCGTGTTCCAACGCCAGGGCCAGACTCAGGTCCCAGACTCCACCCTGGTCCACCGGGCCCAGGGCACCTGGGTGTATAAACGCCTGTCTCCGTGA